In Eubalaena glacialis isolate mEubGla1 chromosome 3, mEubGla1.1.hap2.+ XY, whole genome shotgun sequence, the following are encoded in one genomic region:
- the NHLH1 gene encoding helix-loop-helix protein 1, translated as MMLNSDTMELDLPPTHSETESGFSDCGGGAGPDGAGPGGPGGGQARGLEPGEPGRKDLQHLSREERRRRRRATAKYRTAHATRERIRVEAFNLAFAELRKLLPTLPPDKKLSKIEILRLAICYISYLNHVLDV; from the coding sequence ATGATGCTCAACTCAGACACCATGGAGCTGGACCTGCCTCCCACCCACTCTGAGACCGAGTCCGGCTTCAGCGActgtgggggcggggcgggccctgacggggcggggccgggggggcCGGGAGGGGGCCAGGCTCGCGGCCTGGAGCCGGGAGAGCCGGGCCGGAAAGACCTGCAGCACCTGAGCCGTGAGGAGCGGCGACGCCGGCGGCGCGCCACAGCCAAGTACCGCACGGCGCACGCCACGCGGGAGCGAATTCGCGTGGAAGCCTTCAACCTGGCCTTCGCCGAGCTGCGCAAGCTGCTGCCCACGCTGCCCCCCGACAAGAAGCTTTCCAAGATTGAGATCCTGCGCCTGGCCATCTGCTACATCTCCTACCTGAACCACGTGCTGGACGTCTGA